One genomic window of Methanomassiliicoccales archaeon includes the following:
- a CDS encoding isoleucine--tRNA ligase produces MLYAQRVNGMIKQVQSSYNPRNLEENVQEYWAENNIYKKVKDSKSNYPDFYFVDGPPYTTGAIHLGTALNKTIKDVILRYKRMGRHNVRDQPGYDMHGLPIEVKVERSIGVKSKGEIEEYGIDKFVSTCKQFALDFQKSMTEQFKELGVWMDWDRPYMTLNPSYIEGAWWTLKRAYDRDMLTSAERVLSWCPRCETALAEAEIEYSDEKDPSIYVRFKLKDQDAALLIWTTTPWTLLANMAVAVQPDFRYVRVRYLRENGDSLTLIIMKDLVEPIGIMTEWDEYQILEEMTGKDLIGLEYIPPFAEEVPYQSKVTGEWIHKVIPSETVEAENTGLVHIAPGHGPEDFELGQRYDIPPFCPVDEGGNYTEEAGTRYAGMFVKKANELIMEDLEKNMLMFYRTTVDHRYGHCWRCESNIIYRTTRQWFLQVTKLKDLMLSEVDRVRWTPDWAGSSRQRDWVANARDWCISRQRYWGVPIPVWTCPCGEMKVVSSLKELEGAEGYREDLEPHRPWIDEVHIECENCGGPMSRVPDVLDVWFDAGVCSWAQLDFPSNTDKFERWWPARWIVEAHDQTRGWFYSQLASGCIAFDRAPYESVLMHGWVLDPNGERMSKSKGNAIEPKKIMDEFGADALRFYLLRANAPWEDLSFQHEGVKNARKMLNILWNVFKFAATYMSIDNFNPDSVEYRSLGGALHPEDQWMISKTEKIKNEMAKYLNSYELHRACRTLEDYIVEDLSRWYVRLIRDRMWKEEGDLDKLAAYKVLYDSLMTATKLLAPICPHITEEIYRHMDGTLESVHMIDWPTPDLTRVSERLEASMQSAQELVEIIAAERQKVGLKLRWPLKRVVIRCRSEEMMRSLKTLENVIQSQANVKKVEMLAPGEEWDEMILSVIPNPHAIGKVYRQWSSKIAVLLKSRPAKQIKDSISKGEYQLGIEGQMVKIEPNMVSFSSSLPPDIIEVQFSEGDLFIDFMVTPEIKAEGFARELVRRIQQMRKDMKLDVEEFISTEVKASATMTEYFKDWKEHIMKETRSRNLIFTDKPEGEYAVDWKVEGGDIHISVTSLNLKASIENLMTIPGLSQNAALVLIDAGINRMDELRNKDEEYLEDIKGISSSDLKKIVDFLEARPDEGEKCPSCGAIVGKDDAKCSGCGASLKEEGAPMEEIVEYLISIPNVTEDLAVKIYQAGYDSVEKIKNAKIDDLEKLGAGDIAEDIISYSPKVKLKKEEAVKEPKPTPEGEKAKELVLEGGFTYLIKEERSKRSYEMFQNALNEGLKGFCVTRNYPLKIKSKYDLGDTQMLWLSSIGKENSLRPKDLEKLSFALDQFVSSEGGIILLDGLEYLITNNNFLTVLRFIQSLRDQIAINNSILLLALNPSTLEPSELNLLEKEVDTTI; encoded by the coding sequence GTTGACGGGCCTCCATACACCACTGGTGCCATCCACCTTGGCACTGCTCTAAACAAGACCATCAAGGATGTGATCCTAAGGTACAAGAGGATGGGGCGTCACAATGTCCGTGACCAACCTGGATATGATATGCACGGACTACCCATTGAGGTCAAGGTGGAGAGATCCATAGGAGTGAAGAGCAAGGGTGAGATCGAGGAATATGGAATTGATAAGTTCGTCTCCACCTGCAAACAGTTCGCCCTTGACTTCCAGAAGAGCATGACCGAGCAATTCAAGGAGCTCGGGGTCTGGATGGACTGGGACCGACCTTACATGACGCTCAACCCCAGCTATATAGAGGGGGCGTGGTGGACACTGAAACGCGCCTATGACCGGGATATGCTTACCTCAGCAGAGAGGGTGCTCTCGTGGTGTCCCAGGTGCGAAACCGCTCTGGCCGAGGCTGAGATCGAGTACTCAGATGAGAAGGATCCTTCTATCTATGTCCGCTTCAAACTCAAGGACCAAGACGCCGCCCTTCTGATATGGACGACAACCCCATGGACACTTCTGGCCAACATGGCGGTGGCGGTCCAACCTGACTTCAGGTACGTCAGGGTCAGATATCTGCGCGAGAACGGAGATAGCCTCACTCTGATCATTATGAAAGATCTGGTGGAGCCCATTGGTATAATGACCGAATGGGATGAATACCAGATTCTGGAGGAGATGACTGGTAAGGACCTGATAGGGCTGGAGTATATTCCACCCTTCGCAGAGGAGGTTCCATATCAATCCAAAGTCACAGGGGAATGGATCCACAAGGTAATCCCCTCAGAGACTGTAGAGGCGGAGAACACTGGTTTGGTACACATCGCCCCTGGACATGGTCCAGAGGACTTCGAACTCGGCCAAAGATACGATATTCCACCATTCTGCCCCGTGGATGAGGGTGGTAACTACACGGAAGAAGCGGGCACTAGATATGCCGGTATGTTCGTCAAGAAGGCGAACGAACTCATCATGGAAGATCTTGAGAAGAATATGCTGATGTTCTACAGAACCACTGTGGATCACAGGTACGGCCACTGTTGGAGATGTGAATCAAATATCATATACAGGACCACGAGACAGTGGTTTCTTCAGGTCACAAAACTCAAGGACCTAATGCTCTCAGAGGTGGACCGGGTACGATGGACACCCGACTGGGCCGGTTCATCCCGTCAGAGAGATTGGGTGGCCAACGCTCGTGACTGGTGCATTTCAAGACAGAGGTATTGGGGAGTCCCCATTCCAGTTTGGACCTGCCCATGCGGGGAGATGAAGGTAGTTTCTTCGCTCAAGGAACTGGAAGGTGCTGAAGGATACCGTGAGGACTTGGAACCTCACCGGCCCTGGATCGATGAAGTGCATATCGAGTGTGAGAATTGCGGTGGCCCCATGTCCCGTGTACCCGATGTGCTAGATGTTTGGTTCGATGCCGGTGTTTGCTCTTGGGCGCAACTGGACTTCCCAAGCAACACGGATAAGTTTGAGCGCTGGTGGCCCGCAAGATGGATCGTGGAAGCTCACGACCAGACTCGAGGTTGGTTCTATTCACAGCTTGCATCAGGATGCATAGCCTTTGATCGGGCACCATACGAAAGCGTTCTCATGCATGGCTGGGTCCTCGACCCCAATGGGGAGAGGATGTCCAAGAGCAAGGGAAACGCAATTGAGCCAAAGAAGATCATGGATGAGTTCGGAGCGGACGCGCTTCGCTTCTACCTGCTGAGAGCAAATGCACCCTGGGAGGATCTCTCGTTCCAGCACGAAGGGGTCAAGAACGCCAGAAAGATGCTCAATATCCTCTGGAACGTCTTCAAATTCGCCGCGACCTACATGTCCATAGATAACTTCAATCCAGATTCAGTGGAGTATCGCAGTCTTGGTGGAGCACTTCACCCAGAGGACCAGTGGATGATCTCCAAGACCGAGAAGATAAAGAATGAGATGGCCAAGTACCTCAACTCCTACGAGCTCCATCGCGCCTGCAGAACTCTGGAGGACTACATTGTGGAAGACCTTTCCCGTTGGTATGTTCGTCTTATCCGGGATCGCATGTGGAAGGAAGAGGGAGACCTGGACAAGCTCGCAGCATACAAGGTACTTTACGATTCATTGATGACCGCCACCAAACTACTTGCCCCGATCTGCCCACATATCACGGAGGAGATATACCGCCACATGGACGGGACCCTAGAATCCGTCCACATGATCGATTGGCCCACTCCTGACCTCACCAGGGTCTCCGAGCGTCTAGAAGCCTCCATGCAGTCGGCACAGGAGCTGGTAGAGATCATCGCAGCCGAAAGGCAGAAGGTGGGTCTGAAGCTCCGCTGGCCTCTGAAGAGGGTCGTCATCCGATGCAGGAGCGAGGAGATGATGCGCTCGCTGAAGACCCTGGAGAATGTTATACAATCTCAGGCCAATGTCAAGAAGGTAGAGATGCTAGCTCCCGGCGAGGAGTGGGATGAGATGATCCTTTCGGTCATTCCCAACCCTCATGCCATAGGAAAGGTGTACCGCCAGTGGAGCTCGAAGATCGCAGTCCTTCTGAAGAGCAGACCGGCCAAGCAAATCAAGGATAGCATATCAAAAGGAGAGTACCAGCTCGGTATCGAGGGACAGATGGTGAAGATCGAACCGAACATGGTATCCTTTAGCTCTTCCCTTCCACCTGACATCATAGAGGTCCAGTTCTCAGAGGGAGACCTATTCATCGATTTCATGGTCACTCCCGAGATCAAAGCCGAGGGTTTCGCCAGGGAGCTGGTGAGGCGTATCCAGCAGATGCGCAAGGACATGAAGCTGGATGTAGAGGAATTCATCTCCACGGAGGTGAAGGCCTCAGCGACCATGACGGAGTACTTCAAGGACTGGAAAGAACACATCATGAAGGAGACCAGATCCAGGAACCTCATATTCACTGATAAGCCCGAAGGAGAATACGCCGTTGACTGGAAGGTAGAGGGGGGAGACATCCACATTTCAGTGACCTCGCTCAACCTCAAGGCCAGCATTGAGAATCTCATGACCATTCCTGGTCTTTCGCAGAACGCCGCTCTGGTACTCATTGATGCGGGCATCAACCGTATGGATGAGCTCCGGAACAAAGACGAGGAGTATCTCGAGGACATAAAGGGAATCTCTAGCTCCGATTTGAAGAAGATCGTCGATTTCCTCGAAGCGAGACCCGATGAAGGAGAGAAATGTCCCAGCTGTGGAGCGATCGTGGGCAAAGATGATGCGAAGTGCTCCGGTTGCGGTGCTTCCCTTAAAGAGGAGGGGGCACCCATGGAAGAGATAGTCGAATATCTCATCTCCATACCGAATGTGACCGAGGATCTGGCGGTAAAGATCTACCAGGCGGGGTACGACTCGGTTGAGAAGATCAAGAATGCCAAGATCGACGACCTTGAGAAATTGGGGGCCGGCGACATAGCAGAGGATATCATCAGCTACTCGCCCAAGGTGAAGCTCAAGAAGGAGGAGGCTGTCAAAGAACCGAAACCGACTCCAGAAGGGGAGAAAGCCAAGGAGCTCGTACTCGAGGGAGGTTTCACCTATCTCATCAAGGAAGAGCGTTCCAAACGTTCCTACGAGATGTTCCAGAATGCCCTCAACGAGGGTTTGAAGGGGTTCTGTGTCACCCGCAATTATCCGCTTAAGATAAAATCCAAGTACGATCTGGGCGACACACAGATGTTATGGCTGTCCTCCATCGGAAAGGAGAACTCTCTCAGACCCAAGGACCTGGAGAAGCTTTCATTCGCACTCGACCAATTCGTCAGTTCAGAGGGCGGAATAATCCTACTGGATGGTCTGGAATATCTGATTACCAACAACAACTTCCTGACAGTCCTAAGGTTCATCCAGTCCCTTCGGGATCAGATCGCCATCAACAACTCAATACTGCTATTGGCACTTAACCCTTCAACACTTGAACCCTCGGAGCTTAACCTTCTGGAGAAAGAGGTCGACACCACGATCTAG
- a CDS encoding 30S ribosomal protein S27ae, producing MAKKDHYEIKDDKIERNRRNCPKCGPGVFLAEHEDRISCGKCGYTEFKKR from the coding sequence ATGGCAAAGAAGGACCACTACGAGATCAAGGATGACAAGATTGAGAGGAATAGGAGAAACTGCCCCAAATGCGGTCCCGGTGTTTTTCTGGCCGAACATGAAGATAGAATCTCCTGCGGTAAGTGCGGATACACAGAGTTCAAGAAGCGGTGA
- the rps24e gene encoding 30S ribosomal protein S24e produces the protein MKIEIEGKKKNPLLERTEVSFSVEHERASTPTRDEIRTQLAGTLGVKKDTVIIDRMNTEFGRQLTKGYAKVYDSVESAKKFEKEYLLARNKLEGGESQE, from the coding sequence TTGAAGATCGAGATCGAGGGAAAGAAGAAGAACCCCCTTCTGGAGAGGACCGAGGTCAGCTTCAGCGTAGAGCATGAGAGGGCCAGCACCCCGACCAGAGACGAGATAAGGACGCAACTGGCTGGTACGCTGGGAGTGAAGAAGGACACGGTCATTATCGATAGGATGAATACTGAGTTTGGCCGGCAGTTGACCAAGGGTTATGCAAAGGTCTACGACTCCGTTGAGAGTGCAAAGAAGTTCGAGAAGGAGTACCTGCTTGCCCGGAACAAACTTGAAGGCGGAGAGTCGCAGGAGTGA
- a CDS encoding DUF359 domain-containing protein, with amino-acid sequence MSTASSPSGSDDLPEVDLILPEKMRSEFRRLYGKLMTGDEVPSAVRKCKMLISVGDVVTYDLLGNGITPRIAIYDGKTERIERIDLQERIAMMDGNQVRVRNPPAMVTSETIRAVKEAIARKENTKILVDGEEDLATLVCIALAPLGSCVVYGYPGKGVVLVEVDQEAITIARSLISRMEESH; translated from the coding sequence ATGTCAACGGCAAGTTCGCCCTCCGGGTCAGATGACCTACCTGAGGTCGACCTGATACTCCCGGAGAAGATGAGATCTGAATTCAGGCGTCTCTACGGCAAGCTGATGACCGGTGACGAAGTGCCTTCCGCCGTCCGGAAATGCAAAATGCTAATATCTGTAGGTGATGTGGTCACCTATGACCTCCTTGGGAACGGGATAACGCCCAGAATAGCCATCTACGATGGCAAGACGGAGAGGATTGAGAGGATCGATCTCCAGGAGAGGATTGCCATGATGGATGGTAATCAGGTGAGGGTGAGAAACCCTCCTGCCATGGTAACGTCGGAGACCATAAGGGCGGTCAAAGAGGCCATTGCTAGGAAGGAGAACACCAAGATCCTGGTAGATGGAGAGGAAGACCTGGCCACGCTGGTGTGCATCGCATTGGCGCCGCTGGGATCCTGCGTGGTATACGGATATCCCGGAAAAGGCGTGGTCCTGGTCGAAGTGGACCAAGAGGCCATTACAATCGCAAGATCACTCATATCAAGGATGGAGGAATCCCATTGA
- a CDS encoding carboxymuconolactone decarboxylase family protein, with product MDPEVKELAAIAASIAGRCQPCLRHHLEKAKQLGIAKQQVEEAIEVGRKVNSVGGDKMWEFSLDLIKDW from the coding sequence ATGGATCCAGAAGTGAAAGAGCTGGCCGCCATCGCAGCATCGATAGCAGGCAGATGTCAACCATGCCTTCGCCATCATCTGGAAAAGGCGAAGCAGCTGGGAATAGCCAAACAGCAGGTGGAAGAGGCTATCGAGGTCGGGAGAAAGGTGAATTCAGTGGGCGGTGACAAGATGTGGGAGTTCTCCTTGGACCTCATTAAAGATTGGTAG
- a CDS encoding DNA-directed RNA polymerase, subunit E'', translating into MKNPKACKHCSFISEEDTCPLCRNETSKDWTGYVIIVDHNKSEIAKRMGIHVNGKFALRVR; encoded by the coding sequence ATGAAGAACCCCAAGGCATGCAAGCACTGCTCCTTCATCAGCGAGGAGGACACCTGCCCCCTGTGTAGGAATGAAACATCGAAGGATTGGACCGGCTATGTCATAATCGTTGACCACAATAAGTCCGAGATAGCCAAAAGGATGGGCATCCATGTCAACGGCAAGTTCGCCCTCCGGGTCAGATGA
- a CDS encoding zinc-binding protein: MQSGAKCTCGGNAVIILACSGASNVGQLANEVAKVLSDGNGFKMSCLAGIGAHVPTIVETAKAARKVVVIDGCPVACGKKAADLAGVSIHDHCVITELGIKKSYNLDIDTVTISQITERIRSNL; the protein is encoded by the coding sequence GTGCAGAGTGGTGCAAAGTGCACATGCGGTGGAAATGCGGTTATCATCCTGGCCTGTAGTGGAGCATCAAATGTCGGCCAATTGGCAAACGAGGTTGCGAAGGTACTCTCCGATGGGAACGGCTTTAAGATGTCCTGTCTGGCTGGAATAGGGGCACATGTCCCTACCATCGTCGAGACGGCAAAGGCTGCCCGCAAAGTGGTGGTCATCGACGGTTGCCCAGTGGCGTGTGGCAAGAAGGCCGCCGATCTCGCTGGGGTGAGTATCCATGATCACTGTGTCATTACAGAACTGGGAATAAAGAAGAGCTACAACCTTGATATCGATACTGTGACTATTTCACAAATCACGGAACGGATAAGATCGAATCTATGA
- a CDS encoding DUF521 domain-containing protein, with translation MFLTRQEEDILDGEEGPGQQKAMEILTALGKIFDAEKLIPITSAHLSGVSYKTIGEGGLQFLNSLEGQAQIRVKTTLNPAGMDLERWRDMGVDPLFAERQKAIIDSYSSLGVQTCCTCTPYLHYNVPRLGEHVSWAESNALSFVNSVIGARTNREGGPGALSAAIIGKTPLYGLHLEENRHPSVIVEADIGDDILSHSLLGQVIGKRLGNAVPYFKGICPNTDRLKTMAAAMAAAGAIALFHVEGITPIEYGHELKGLERIRVDSSDIEKAKESLSSGKEPDLIALGCPHLSEAEMREIASILEKKERKRDTEVWFCTNRWVKERCPKEVTTLERFGKVVCDTCMVVAPIEDHHTCTGTNSAKACNYLPGLCSQKVVCDTTKGLLELIS, from the coding sequence ATGTTTCTCACGAGACAGGAGGAGGATATACTCGACGGTGAAGAGGGTCCTGGTCAGCAGAAGGCCATGGAGATCCTGACGGCATTGGGCAAGATATTCGATGCCGAGAAGCTCATTCCCATCACGTCCGCCCATCTTTCTGGAGTATCTTACAAGACCATTGGTGAGGGAGGACTTCAGTTCTTGAACTCTCTCGAAGGTCAGGCCCAGATCCGAGTCAAGACCACGCTGAACCCCGCGGGAATGGACCTCGAGAGATGGAGGGATATGGGAGTAGATCCCCTCTTCGCTGAGAGACAGAAGGCGATCATCGATTCCTACAGCAGCTTGGGAGTTCAAACGTGTTGCACCTGCACACCGTATCTTCACTACAACGTGCCCAGATTGGGTGAGCATGTCTCCTGGGCAGAATCCAATGCCCTGTCCTTTGTGAACTCCGTTATTGGAGCCAGGACCAACCGGGAGGGGGGTCCAGGTGCCCTCTCGGCCGCAATCATTGGAAAGACGCCCTTGTACGGCCTTCACCTGGAGGAGAACCGTCACCCCAGTGTGATCGTGGAGGCTGACATAGGGGACGATATACTCTCCCACTCCCTACTTGGTCAGGTTATAGGCAAGAGGCTTGGCAACGCTGTCCCCTATTTCAAAGGCATCTGCCCCAACACCGACCGCCTTAAGACCATGGCGGCAGCAATGGCCGCTGCGGGAGCCATTGCGCTTTTCCATGTTGAAGGTATCACTCCAATTGAATATGGGCACGAACTCAAGGGTCTGGAGAGGATCCGGGTGGACTCCTCGGATATTGAGAAGGCGAAGGAATCCCTTAGCTCCGGAAAGGAACCAGACCTTATAGCCCTGGGATGCCCCCATCTTTCCGAGGCTGAGATGAGAGAGATTGCCTCCATTCTAGAGAAAAAGGAGAGAAAGAGGGACACTGAGGTCTGGTTCTGCACCAATAGATGGGTGAAGGAGCGTTGCCCCAAGGAGGTGACCACCCTGGAGAGGTTCGGGAAGGTGGTCTGCGATACCTGCATGGTGGTGGCTCCCATAGAGGATCATCATACATGCACTGGCACAAATTCGGCCAAGGCCTGCAATTACCTTCCTGGATTGTGCTCTCAAAAGGTGGTCTGCGATACCACAAAAGGCTTGTTGGAGCTGATATCGTGA
- a CDS encoding DUF126 domain-containing protein has protein sequence MILKGRGISPGKAEGTALVLEQAFSFLGGVDPSTGILTTDGSDESISGRILVFPMGRGSTVGSYVMLDLKRAGKAPSAIINTMAEPIVATGAVMAEIPMVDNVDISVIRTGDHMKVDADSGVLEIPSLEIVHVVTSILRNQQKVLILQRSDDVGSCRGMWAGISGYVESGETSEQAALREVSEEAGIDDPILVQEGEPITIRNEDRAWIVHPFLFDVGERKITTDWEHVDHAWISPLELRDYSTVPGLDDVFRRLGLL, from the coding sequence GTGATACTCAAAGGTAGGGGAATCTCACCGGGTAAGGCCGAGGGCACAGCACTTGTCTTGGAACAGGCCTTCAGTTTCCTGGGAGGTGTGGACCCTTCTACCGGAATTCTTACCACTGATGGTTCTGACGAGAGCATCTCAGGAAGAATCTTGGTATTCCCCATGGGAAGGGGGAGCACTGTTGGGTCATACGTGATGCTGGATTTGAAGAGAGCTGGAAAAGCCCCTTCAGCCATAATCAACACTATGGCTGAACCCATCGTGGCAACTGGAGCGGTAATGGCTGAGATACCCATGGTGGATAACGTCGATATCTCGGTCATACGGACGGGAGACCACATGAAGGTAGATGCGGACTCAGGTGTGCTCGAGATCCCCTCTCTTGAGATAGTCCATGTGGTGACTAGCATTCTACGGAATCAGCAGAAAGTTCTCATACTCCAAAGAAGCGATGATGTCGGTTCCTGCAGAGGCATGTGGGCAGGTATTTCAGGCTACGTCGAGTCCGGGGAGACGTCAGAACAGGCTGCCCTCCGAGAAGTCTCGGAAGAGGCGGGCATAGATGACCCGATTCTGGTCCAGGAAGGGGAGCCGATAACCATCAGGAATGAGGATAGAGCCTGGATCGTGCATCCATTCCTCTTCGACGTAGGTGAAAGGAAGATCACCACGGATTGGGAGCACGTGGATCACGCCTGGATATCTCCGCTTGAGCTGAGGGACTACTCTACGGTTCCCGGACTTGACGATGTCTTCAGAAGGCTGGGACTTCTCTAG
- the arsB gene encoding ACR3 family arsenite efflux transporter, whose product METKVASRLSFLNRYLTLWIFLAMFIGIGIGALVPGIADWLESLSIGTTSIPIAVGLILMMYPPLAKVKYEKLSQMTRRPESRKMFATSLILNYLVGPMLMFALAWIFLPDLPEYRIGLILTGIARCIAMVLVWNQLAKGDSEYAAVLVALNSIFQILLYSFYAYFLIFILSEAIAPGSGVPVQISIWDVAVSVLIYLGIPFVAGILTRYVLVPRKGEEWYDKKLMSKLGKVSLLALLFTIVVMFSLKGEYILELPIDVLRIAIPLLIYFMIMFFLSFYLSIRLKFDYPHAVAQTFTAASNNFELAIAVAIAVFGISSGVAFAAVIGPLIEVPVLISLVSVAFWFRRKYYDSNDRVIVDAAAGKES is encoded by the coding sequence ATGGAAACTAAGGTCGCTAGCAGGCTCTCGTTCTTGAATAGGTACCTAACATTGTGGATCTTCTTGGCAATGTTCATTGGAATAGGTATCGGTGCTTTGGTTCCAGGAATCGCAGACTGGCTCGAATCCTTGAGCATTGGTACAACCTCGATCCCCATAGCGGTGGGCTTGATTCTCATGATGTACCCACCGCTGGCCAAGGTGAAGTACGAGAAGCTGTCCCAAATGACTCGAAGGCCGGAGTCCCGGAAGATGTTCGCGACATCACTGATCCTAAACTATTTGGTAGGGCCAATGCTGATGTTCGCGTTAGCCTGGATTTTCCTTCCGGACCTTCCTGAGTATCGCATAGGTTTGATCCTCACCGGAATAGCGAGATGCATCGCGATGGTACTGGTGTGGAACCAGCTGGCAAAGGGAGATTCGGAATATGCGGCCGTTCTTGTCGCACTCAACTCGATATTCCAGATACTCCTGTACTCGTTCTACGCATACTTCTTGATATTCATCCTATCAGAGGCAATAGCACCAGGTTCCGGTGTCCCGGTCCAGATCTCGATATGGGACGTGGCGGTCTCCGTCCTGATCTATCTTGGAATTCCATTCGTCGCGGGCATATTGACAAGATACGTCCTTGTGCCAAGAAAGGGGGAGGAATGGTACGACAAGAAACTCATGTCAAAGTTGGGAAAGGTCTCGCTATTGGCTCTTCTTTTCACCATTGTGGTGATGTTCTCTCTCAAGGGCGAATACATACTAGAGCTACCAATTGACGTACTGAGGATAGCCATACCGCTTCTGATATACTTCATGATCATGTTCTTCCTTTCATTCTACCTGTCGATCCGATTGAAGTTCGATTATCCACATGCCGTGGCCCAGACCTTCACCGCAGCAAGCAATAACTTTGAACTGGCCATCGCTGTTGCGATTGCCGTGTTTGGAATATCGTCTGGGGTGGCTTTTGCCGCTGTCATCGGACCGCTAATTGAAGTGCCAGTGCTGATAAGCCTGGTCAGCGTGGCATTCTGGTTCCGCAGGAAGTACTACGATTCTAACGACAGGGTTATAGTAGATGCGGCTGCAGGGAAAGAATCCTAA
- a CDS encoding DNA-directed RNA polymerase produces the protein MYMLTERERVVRIPPDRLGEDMDQVLSELTWQAYEGRIEENDMLTVLIRNVEPLGLGRIVHGDGAVYQKVKFEALVFRPLLQEVVEGTVCEVLKFGAFVRFGPLDGLLHISQVMDDRIDVDTDNQRLIGKDSKRDLKVGDKVRARIVALSLNERSPRESKIGLTMRQPGLGKLDWLKEDRENKGDAA, from the coding sequence ATGTACATGTTGACAGAGAGAGAAAGGGTCGTCCGCATTCCACCTGACAGGCTTGGCGAGGACATGGATCAGGTCCTTAGCGAGCTAACCTGGCAGGCCTATGAGGGTCGGATTGAGGAGAATGATATGCTCACCGTCCTCATCCGAAACGTGGAACCCCTCGGTCTTGGGCGCATAGTCCACGGCGATGGTGCCGTATATCAGAAGGTGAAGTTCGAGGCCCTCGTGTTCCGGCCCCTGCTCCAAGAGGTTGTAGAGGGCACGGTATGCGAGGTGCTTAAGTTCGGTGCCTTCGTACGATTCGGACCACTGGATGGCCTTCTCCATATCAGTCAGGTCATGGATGACCGCATCGACGTAGATACCGACAACCAGCGCTTGATAGGAAAGGATAGCAAGCGTGACCTCAAGGTCGGTGACAAGGTCAGGGCTAGGATCGTGGCTCTCAGCCTTAACGAGCGGAGCCCCAGGGAAAGCAAGATCGGGTTGACAATGAGGCAGCCTGGATTAGGCAAGTTGGATTGGCTCAAGGAAGACAGGGAAAATAAGGGTGATGCTGCATGA